TCTTTTCCGCATTTATGGCAAACCGCTCATTCCTTAAAATATTTCgttcctggaaaaattaatttactatCTATGACTTCTTTGACCTCTCTTGGtctgaaaaaatgtttgtagAATAAATCTGCCCCCAAATCCTCATCCGATCTGATGGATGTACTACCATGATGTAACGCTTTGCATGTTGAAATCACAGTTACAACTACTTGCATTGCTCATTGCATAGCAGGAATGAGCTGGCTCCCTTCTTGTTTACACAAAATGTTGTCTGTGACAGCTTCTATGGGTTTCTTTTCATGGCACTTTCATACAAATGTTATCTAGATTGATCGACCTTCTTGAAACCATAATATGTTTATGTATGGAGAGAATTTCTGTTCTGTGACATTTGCTTTTGATGATTCTGGGAGCTTCCCATCCTTGATTTAATGTATCCCTCACTAGAGATGGTTGTGGAGGAGCAAGTGGGAATGCTTTGCATTTgtaggatggatttttttttcatcagagaaGGGGAGGGGCCTGTTGATCTATTTCATGTCTGTAGAGTTTGACTGGGTTGTAAGCAGATTTTATCAAGCCCCTAAGACAGCAGAAGTGAAGGCTGGATCACAAGTGATGTAGATGAGTGATGTCATGTTCCTAGTTTTCTTAACTTGACCTTTCTATGGAAAGTGAATTATGTTGCAACACCAGTTGCTTCATAAGAGAGCTCCATAAGGAGAGTTATGGTTGGTTTAAAGCTTCTGACGTGACTTGCAATCTGCTTATTGGCAACAACCCAATGCTTGCAGaaatgcaaggaagaaaatgCCAACGCTTACGAAATCactgctttttctaatactattGATAGTATTGCCTCCTCTAGTGATGTCAATTTTGTAATCTCATCTTGTGCTTCAGTTCTTCAAGGTAAGTaatgctttatttattatttaaagctGAAGCGCGCAGACCTAGTGAAACAGGCATCTTCTGCTGGGGTATATCAGAGCTTTATAAGCATGAGGCTCTTTGTCTTATCCTAGTAATAACCGTTGCGCTTGCCATGGTGTCCGACTCATCTCAAATGATATGGCCTGAAATGGTGTCCTTGAAAGCAAGAGTCCTCCTTCTGTCACCTGTTGTTTTGGCTCCTGAGATACTTTATCCATGAAACCCAGCACCTTCTGAAAATAGATATAATATTTTGGGAGTACCTGATAATTATAGCTTGCCCTTTGGGAACCATCCAAGGAGTAGCTCTATTTTCTTAGAAGTGTACATGCTTTTATTGATTCCTCATCCTTTTCCATTGTCTTATGCATGTGGCTTGCATAATTTCTCTTGCCATCACCAGAAAGCAGATAGAGAATAGGAAACTTTTCAAGCTCTTACACTGGCAGTTGATAACTTTGCTTTTCTTGCCTAGAACCACAGTTAGGGTCCGTCGCAATGCTTTGGCAGGTCTTAAAAGTTCTTCACAACCTGGCATTGCAAGCTTACTTGGAAGAGGAGATCAAAGTAGTTTTAACAGTTTGTGAGGTTTCAGACTGGGGACCTCCTGGGGGTGTCTCTGGCAAGCTTCTCAGTGTCTCTTGAAATGTCCCAGGGTCATTCAGCTCTCAGACAGCTCCAGGACTGTTCCCATGCCTACACGTGGCAGAGCTGTGCTAGTCCTGAGCTTAGCAGTAGTCAAACCCACAGTTCACCACTGTCTTTACAATGGTCTTTCATGAAGTAAGGATTGTGATGTCTCCTTTCTCTTAAAATTCCTTCCTTTCAGCTCTTTAGGAGAAGAAAATGCACTACTTTCAGCCTTTCATTCCtatgttacatttttaaaacctgttaTTCTTGTTGCTTTCCTCTGTGCTTCACCATGCTACTGCTTCATCAGCACAAGGTGACAACACCTCCGACATGCAGTTTTTCTTCTCACATGCTGCTACACGAGAGTCATAAAACTGAGACTCATGGGATTAATCTCCCCTAAATCTAAATGTCTGCATCGATGCCTGGACTAGCCGTCTAGATTCTTTAGTTCATATAGTAAGAGTTCAGGATGCGATTCTCTGATTAAACGTACGCAGAGGCTTAAAGCAGCTCAGGGTGTCTTGTTTAGGTACAGGAACTCACATCTAGTGAGATCTACCCCACTCTTTGTGATATAtaagattttactgaaaaaaacaaatgcaagtttAGTGTGGATACAGAAATGTAAGTTCTTCACAAAGTGATGAGTCCAGGGAAACCAACAAGGCCGTGGCTCAGGGACCCGAAGGAATTTGATATAAGGCCATAAAAATGAGTATTAAAAAAACTTGAAAACTTCTGTGACTCTAGTAGTCTTGGATGATGAGGGTAAAATTGTGTGAGATTTTCTGCCTAATCTTCCGTTAAAAGAAAACCACCCGGCCTGCGCCTTTTAGGCATCCCTGTTCAGGCAACAAAAATACCTCCTGACTTCAGCACGGTGGTGTCTGAGATGCGGAGAAGTGCAGCAGAGCTAGACAGGTCCTTGGAGAGGAAACGCAGTCGTCTTGAGCTTATCACTCCTGCACAGTTGTAAACTCAGCTCTGCTCACTCTCACTAAGAATAGCCAAGTGTAATTGTGTTCAGACGGCTAGCCCAGCCAGCGGAAAATCGCCTTGCCTGTTACACAGTTTAGGCAAAATTGCCTTGAGTAACGAAGAAAAGCAAATCATAAATATCCAACTTGGTGTAATCAGTCTTCAATGACTGCTTGGGGAACGTATTTCCCTAAGAAAAGCAGATTGGACCTGAAGAAGCATCTCGCAATGAGCGGATTCGCAGCACTGTACAAAAGGCATTGCAACAACACGTTATTTGGAAGCACTGTATGCTACAGCCCGCGTCAGGAAGAGGGCAGCTGGTCTAAGGAGGTGTCACCCTGAGGCTGGGCTCCCAAGCTCGTCGGAGCAGCACTggccacagccacccctgccaGCTCTGTCCCACAGTCAAGGACTGGGATTATCAGGTGCTCCAGCAGCAGTGCAGTGCTGGTACAGGACAAAGCTGAGCACGGAAATTAGATACTCAAGTCAGGCTACCCCTGTCCTAagaatggatgaaaaaaaaaaatcttcaccagTGTGTTTGAAAATGAGCTTCAGGCAAAATGTGGGGATGGGAGAGGAAAGCCTTCCTGCCAACAAGTTCCCagctcatttcttccttttttacagCCTCATATTTGTCTCCCCATTAACTGTTTTTGCTGTAAAATCTACTGTAGCTTGGTGCTTAGCTGCAAGGAACACTGCAATGGACACTGAAAAGCTATACATAATAGCCTAAGTGGGCTCTTACGTGCCATTCTCTCTATAGTTGTTACTATTACTGCTGTTGCACAGAGATGAGAGAATGGCACTCATCCAGCACTGCCgtcttttatttctaaatactcTGGGTACTGGCAGAATAGAAACAATTAATCACTAGTTATGAGAAGCAGTGAAGAGGCaggctgctgtggggcaagcccaaaATCCAGACTGCTTTTGGTTACTAGTTGCTGCAGAAAAGGAACCACAAGTAAAGCTGCTGTCCCAAGACACATCATGTATCGCTGGTGTTGCTGCACATTCAGACCCCATTTTGTTGTATAATTGTATGCCAAAACAAGGGTCTCAGCCCCAATCTGGGCATCTTCTAGATCTTCACACCATGCAACCTTTCTCCCCGCTGATGACAGAATCGAGGTCTCCAGAGTCCATAGCACAGACGCCCTTTCTACTGTAACCCTCCCTGCTCCTAAGGGAAATGGTTTGAGGCTCAAGGCTGCCCCGGAGCACTGCTGGCCCAGGTGAGTATCCAAAACAGAACTTCAAAAATAGGCAGCAAAgctctaaaataatttattaccgtccaagaaaacaaatcttgaaaTTAACTGTTGACTGCCTGATTGCTTTCCATACTAGGGTTTTTCGCTGGCGCAATTACGAGTGTGAGCTGTCTCTGGGTGGTGATGCCAAAGAGCTATAAGGAAGGTTAAGCTCTGCAGTTAGAGTTACGGCATCATAGCCCAGAGAGGCCATACTGGAAACTCTGGTCTTGAGATGGCTCTCGTGATGCTGAAcctgcaagagagaaaaaatctCTGGACGTGTCTTTTCCACGAAGCTACTGGCAATCTGGGAAAGAGACCAAatatgttaaataataaaaagcctGGAGAACTGGAATTATATGGGAAAATGCCTCCTCCTCTCTCTAATACCTGGCAAAGCTGATCACATATTACGTTCAGCCTCTTCACTCTGTCCCATATTGCACTTTAACAACTTCAGATGCTTGTCATACTCTGTGCAGAAAAACGGCAAGATCAGCGTATGCGGAACTTGACCAAACTACATTTGAGCAGGAGTGAAAATAAGCTGAAAATATCTGAGAAGTGTCCACAAAGGTGGAGAACTAGGTGTAAGGAGATCTAAACTGAAGAGAGGGGATATTCAGATGAAAGACCAGAAATCTGTATTTGCAGAGCCCTGACCGGCTCTGGGGCATGCTGCGGGAATCCACTGTCCTAAAGCAGCAGCTCTCCAGAATGATTGCACCTGTAGAGACTTTGGTAACTACATGAACTATAACAGAGCTTTTCATCACAGGAATCCTCCCGAAACTCAGACTCAGCTTTGGTCTAATCTGGCtccagagaagctgtggcagCCAGAGCCCAATCAAGGCTACTTATAACAAACTCATTGCACTATCAACATTCTCCCTAGAGTAATGAAAAACAGCCTGGCTCTTTATGAGCCGTGCAAATCTGGTTTATTGCACATTACTGAACAATTACTGTTGCAAAGACTCACATTAAAGGAAAGCAATGgatgcaatttttttaatctgaaaaagagggagagaaggaaaaggcgAAGCAGCTGTGTCTATAGTCTTCCCCTTCAGTCTGCACTGTGAACGTTTAAAAACTGCTCAGTTAGTTCTGCTAAATCATCAGGGTGTTTTGTTTACAGCATAGTGGGTGAATCAGTTACTTTTCTCTTCTATGGGCGTAAGATTAGAATAAAAACtccatatgaaagaaaaaagactcATCCACTTTTTCTCCTCTGATGATACAAGATGCCAAATGGCTGGGATTCCACCTCTTCCATCGTTTGCAAGCACAGGCAGCCAAGAAGTGCCAACAGCCAGCGGATGTTTTAACTCTGAGGCAGCTAGGACATTCTGTGGCAAGCAGAGCCTGAAGAGAATTCCTGCCAGGAGCGCGTCTTCTGCTGCACCACCATGTGCAGCTCCTTCATCTCCAGCATGCCAGAGATCAGCCTTCCCATATAAACCCAGGAAGGTAACAGATTCCTCTTTGTTGAATGTCTGTTGTCGTAAAATAAGCAAGAGTTGGTGTGTTCAGGAAGTCCTAAAGCTAAACCTGTGTCACTGAAACACTTTCTGGAGAAATCTCCCTCCTGCCCACGTTGGCTTAGCTGATAGGAGCAATGTGTTGGATTGACCTGGTCTATTGACACCAGCAAGGGCATGTGTCTCATTCCCTTATGAAAATACAATCTCTGTGGTCTCTAAAAGTCAATAGTACTCTTTCACACTTGCAAACATTTTGGTTGTAACGCAGCCACACTCCCACAGAAGAAAAGTCTTCGCTGGAGCTAGAGCTCTTCACCTAGGGCTCTTATTTGTGCATGGACCCTACCGTGACACCTGAAAACACACAAAATCTGTGACCCAAGGCTGGTGGCACTTTCAGGCCAGACCTGTCTGAGGATGTCGGCCAAAGCTCAAAAGCCACTTATACTGCTGGTAATAACCCACCCATTTCACAAAGCAGTGCCAGCTAATTGACCCAGGCACTCCCATTCCCCTTATGCTTTCCTGTGCATCTTTTCCTAGGCAATCCTTCCTTGTTACTCATCTGTTTTCTTGTTCTGTCCCAGAAGCACCAACCAAAGACAAGGTGATCTGCTAAAACAGCCTATACATAGTCTTCTGACCTCTCTCCCATGGCCTCACAGCATCTGAGCCGACGCATCCAGCTGGTAACTTGTCCTCACATTATCCCTTCCACATTTTCTCTTCCCAGATCGAGGATGTGGCCAGGTAAACCTTTCCAGGTGTGCCCTGTCACCAGAGCTGCCTTTCCCCACCGTGCATCATTGTCCTTCCCGTCTTTCCCTGAATGCTGGATACGGCACGTCCTAACCAGCCCCTGGCATTCCTATAGGTGTGCAAGCCAGGCTCCCTACCCTTCTGCTGGCCAAATGTACGTTTGTACTCGCAGTTAGTCTTTTCTCAACCTTTTCACGTAGCATTACTGGTCTATGACACGGCGCAGTCTGGATCTCCACAAGAACCTGGAGAGACATGCGCTGATGCTTAGTTTTTCAAAGAGAAGGAGTAAGTTTGTTCATACTGGGAAATGTTGCCTCTCTGGTGGATCCTTCTGATACATCCCAAATGAATGTCCATGCTGTTCCCTGTCGAGAGGCTTTGGTCCCGTGTgcactcttctcttctcttcataTAACTAAGAGCACTTTGagaggggtggaaaaaaaatgagcacaTGTGCCAGCCACAGTCCCAGCACATTCAACAGCCATTGACTCATAAATGTGCACTTTCACAAGCCCATGGTTTGATCTGCCCATTCCAAACCGATTAGCAACATGTGGCCTTGAAAATATGCACCTGGATGGGACCCCGAGACGTCATGTCATTCATCCCTCTCCCTGAGGCAGGAGCAACTCTACCTACAGCATTCCTGAGCGGTATTTTGTCTAACCTGTTGTTAAAACCTCCAATGGGGGAGACTCTGGAGTGTCCCAAAGCTCTTCCAGTATTATCACATCCTGCCATTATGAAATTTTCTTGGTGGctcatctaaatctaccttcCTGTCATGTACCAGGAAGTGACCTTCCTCCTGTGGAGATTCTGGGTCACTGTGGGCTATCCCAGGCCTGTCAGGCAGCACGGTCCTAGGCCTCGGTGCTTGTGGCCCTGCTCCAAAACTGCTGATTAGCACAAGGGAATTTCACTGCCGTTACAGTCCACATCAGCTGCCTCCACACGTCTGCCTGCGTTGGCAAGGCACTCCCCAGTCTTCGTGCAGCAGCAAGCCCCAGCCAAAACACCttcacagctctgcagcaaaaGTTACATCCATCTCAGCAACTGGTGTAAGTCATCATTTGGCCCAGATCCACATTTCGTACCTACAGGAGGCCAATGACAGAAATCCAGAGCATCCACAACTCAGAGTGACTGAGTCTATGGGCTAAGATGACATTTACGCAAAAATCAGAGGTGTTATTTTCCCTACAATGCGCTGTGAGAGCGTGCATGTGGTGACAAAGATCCCAAAAAAATGCAGGGGCACTGTGGAACGACAACTGGAGTGTGACTCTGCAAGCGGACAGCCGATCCCGAGCTGACCTGACGTGCATGCCAATTGCCTCGGATGGCCCTGCAGACAAGGCACACCAGTTAGCATTTGTTTTCCATACCATGATTTCCATATGCTTGCATCTTCAGATGGGTATAGTACGGTCATCACTTCCTGCCCTAAGTCATCTACTATTGCTTTATTCTATtgtaaatagaaaaaattctTGGCCGTGTTTCATTCCACCTATCAGATGaagttatttctgtattttctgtatttgtctgACTATCAGTAAATTTGCAGAGTGCTGTGAGCTGGCAGGCATGTATAGAACGCATCCCCTTTTACAGGGACTGGTACTGCATGCTTCAAGGGAACTTGTAAAATCCCAGTAGTGGCTATTAGTATAATGACaaaaattttatcatttttagtACAATGACATACCCATGGAAGAGGTTTCTACTAGGCACAGACGGTAGGCTGATGTCCTGAGACGAAACAAATTACATACATTTTatgccaacaaaaataaaattatgattaCTCTAATATAAAAGGCTACTGAATTTTTGACCTGCCAGATCTCTAGCACAGAGTACATAATAAACACATAAGATCCTTAATGAAGgaatattactgaaaatattttgctttccaggCTGCTCTTAACAAGCTTCTGTTAACTTTTCTCCTAGTTGTATTTCCCATGTTATTCTTTAGGTGTGGATAAAACATCATAAATTTGACAGCTTTGGTGCATCAGACTTCAAGTCCCACCTTAAGACTCCCTCCTACAAAACACAGATTTATAcccatttttattatttccttcatctcctttttcctctgtgttttaaaTCCTCCTCCTTTATATTTCAGGTTCCTACTGAAACCCCAggctgcttggggacaggggctgccctCGAATGTGAACACCTTCCTCCAGAACAAGGCTGCGATCCCAATAGATGTCTCTGAGCCCTAACACAATAATACAAGAAATCATTAGCTTCCATATACCCGGGAAGGGTAATTAGCAGGGCTGAAGCTGAGTTCAGTTCATCGATACCCACTGGGCAGCAGCGGAAACGAGAGGCTTTGTGGGCTATGTTCGTGTTCAGGGCAGAAAGCAGGCGGTCAGTCCGCTAACGATCTTATCACTGTTTTCTTCCGTGCAGAAGGGACACCCGTCCCCTTGGCAGGAGACCAAGGTGCTTTTCAGAGGAACTCCAGCGCAGAAGCCACAGCTGCTTCGAGCCAGCGGCCCTCACCAGGAGCGGGCAAAGATTTACAGCTACAAACAGATGGCCTCTCACACACCCCGCCAGCCTCCCGACATgctattttgatctttttttttttttttttttttttaaacccagattAGCTCAGCAATATGGTTTCTCCCACCCCAAAACAACCAGGGCGGTACGCGGCAGTGTGCAGGCGGGAAAGCCGTGGCCCAGCAGCTGGCTGGGATGGTTTTAAACGGGCTTTTCCCACAGAAAAACGCAATTGAGACCGCAGCCCGCTTGGCTGAGGCGCCAGGTCCAGCGCAGCCCGGGCTGGgtcgccccgcccggcccgccgcctccTCAGGGctctcccgcccgccgcccgaaGCCCCTTCGCTGGGGGGGAGAATGGGTGCGACCTCCCCAAGATGGCGCCGGCACCCCCTCGCCCCCTCCGCGCCCCCACTCCCCGCGGGGCAGAGGCACCGCGACCTCCCCAACATGGCGCCGacggccgcccgctccccgccacctcctccctcgcccctccgccgccccgaCCTCCCGCAcatggcgccgccgccgcccgcccgccgcggccctcGCCCTCCTCATcatggcggcggcgccgggctATGACGCCATAcgtcctcctcccccccctctctccctctcccccccggcctcctcccgccgccgccgccgccgccggtcccCGCCTCTCCCGCTCGCCATTGCGGCGGCTCAGGGCGAGCCGCGCCGCGTCCCCGCTCGCCTccctccccggccgccgcccggcaGAGGCTCCACGGCGCAGGCCCGCCGCAGCGCAGCCGCTCTGAGGTGAGTGTCCTACCGCGCAatctcccagctcctccagcccggCGCAGCCGCAGCAACGCGGgggcccccgccggccgcccagGCACCCCCGGCTCCGGCGCCCGCGCCTCCCCTcagcgccgccgcggggccgcctaGGCCGCGCTAGGCCCCgccggggtgtgtgtgggggggagcgCGGCCCCGTGGCGGGCCGCGGGCCGCTCACGCCCGGCAGCCGGAGCggagggggggggctggcggcggggcggcggctgcggggcctgCGGGGCGCCGGGGGCCTCTCCCGGCCGCGgccgggggagcccggggggaCGGAGCGCCCTCccccgggggggcagcggggcggcggcggggagagggagggaaggggagggcgggTGCGGGCCGGCCCCGGGCCCACGCGTCTGGCCGGGGCGGGTGTTACAGGCTGCGGGAGCAGGTTGCTCCGGCCCCGGTGTGAGCCCGTCCCGCTCTGGGGAGGGAAGTTGGGTCGCGGCTGCAGCCATTTGCGgggcttttcttctccttcctttttccttttattttctttccaccttttatccttccccccccccccctttttttttttctccttttttttttttcccctttttatttttctcactgcaGACGGATGCCTTGTGGCAGCGTCCTGGGCCGGCGCTGCCCTTTTGTATATGAGTTGGGGAGGGCAGCGAGTTTAAATGCTGTTAATcatgcaaacaatttttttcccccctctaatATGCCCAAAAGGGGGTATAAGTCGTATCTCTTTGTTCTTGGGTTATACAACATCTGGCTTAGGAGGACCTGGTTCGTGACTGAGGTGCTCAGGACCTTGTTAGCGTAAATAATAATTATGTGGCAGAAATATTCGGCTCAAAAGTCTTCATGCTTGTGGGGTTACTAAGTCTTAGCTTTCTTGCAGCTACAGATAATTTTCATAGCATGGGGAGATGTTTTCTGTGCACCTCTTCAAGATTTGGATCTCtgctttgtgttttttcccctccactgaAACTGTCTTTGTTATTTCCAGAATTCAGGATTTTTATCTTAGGAAGGGCATTGTAGTTACGGTTTGTCTCTAATGCGTTAGCCTTGCTATTGTCCAGGCACGGTTTTAGACCCTCTTCCTGTGTCCCGGACACTGTGAGAGTATTTTCAGAGTTGTGGCGGCTGTGTGCAGTTGTTATTTTTCAGAGTTTCGTTTGTGACATCATGGCAACTTGTGTTCATCCTTATTTGAGCAGTAGCATTACCTTGTCTTCTGATTCATCTGCATCACGGTTGCTCCTTTTTAAAGCCTGTTACATTAAACTTTTAATGCCCTAATATTGGGGAAATAGATGAGAGAGAAATTGTTCgtctttttaatttagattttcatGCCTATGGTAAAACTGggagcaacaatttttttttcattgggggAGAAAGAGGAAGTGTATGACAATGATGGTCACTTTGGAAAGGTCGGGATGACATTAGCTTTCTTTGGGGTTTTAATCTTGTCCATCATGGATAAGTGTTATATGTAGTGTTTAATTAAATAATCTCATATGCTCATGTAATTTTCTACATCTGTTTACTATTTTATAGAGTAtcgcaggggttttttttattgcattttactgTATCGCAGTTGTTTTTCAGAAGTCTCACGTCATTTATGTATAGGCTTTACAATGAACGAGACATGGGCTCTTACGCATGTGCCATAAATACAGTGAGCTGGGGAACCCTCTGCCTCGTCCAGTACGTGTTTTATGCAATTTCACGTACTGCAATAGCATCTGCATTTTACAAAGTGTGTGGCCTGATGTACGTTCACGTTACATAGGTGGAATGAAGCACGGGTCTTGTAAAGCGTCGTTTGTTGGCAGCCTGGATAGAGCCAGTGTTCGCACGTGTGTAGGCAATGTGATTTTTGGCGTGGAGCTGCCTTTCTGTTGAATCGAAATTTTTCTGTGGATCCCATTAAGTCACGGCGTTTTCACTTCATACCTTCTGTGCTGCACGGATGCTCCTTTGGAGGTAACTTGGCCTGGCCATGCTCTGTGTAACGAGTGTGTAAGTTATCCTGATGCAAGTTTATGTTGTGGATGTGGACTGTGCCATCCCAGCTGTGCTGCTCAGTGTGCTAGAAGAAGAAATACCCTGACCCCAGAAGTAAATCAGCCATCCTGGCAAAAACCAGCTCTACCAGCAAGAGCCCTTGGTGTGTGCTGTGTCAGTCGGAGGTTGCCCTTCTCTGTAGCTCCATTGGGAAAATGTGTGGCATAAACTTCTTTGCAGAGGATTAAGCTATGGTGAGCGAAGGCCACTTTGCTTCTGAGTGAGGTTGGCCACGCAGGGGTTTTACGCGCTCTAATATTGCACTTCAATTAATTGTCTCAACTTTCCTGGACAAAAGCCCCATGACTGGTTGGCTGCACAGATGTCAACTTTCAGACTGCAGGTATTTTGGCGTGAGGACTACTTCAAGTGTTGgaatttcataatttttctgtcGCTCAGGAGCCTGAATCATCTTTTCTTAGACTTAAACCAGCCAGTTTCACTTCTGGCAAGCTCAACCTGGAAGATTTCAGCCTCATAAGTGAAAATAAAGAACCACAAATGACTGCAGGAGCCCAGGTTGGAAGCACTGGGGCTGCCTTTATTGTAAATTTTGCTTCAAGGCTACGTCATGTCAAACTTCTGCTGCCACGTGCTCTGGGAATATTTCCATTACTGCTTCCACCTGCTCTTCATTTACCAACTGAGGGAGATTTCCATGCAGCTTCTCAGTCCCTTGAAGGCTTTgggaattattctttttttgccttACCCTCCTCTATTCTGGAGAAGTATCGTCTAGGAAGGAAGCAGAGTGCAGTGACTCTGCCATGCCCCTGTATCCCTTTTACCAAGAAAATTTAATACAGACTTTTATACATAAGAATGTTATGTGCTGTCAGTAGAAATCAGCTTGAGTTGATGATTTTCAGTGCAAGAAGTACTGTAAAATTTAGCCTCGAACTTTTATCTTTCTTATGCTGCTTCTGAAGTAGACCcataggaaaaaatacagctaatatttttttgtattactgATTACCCAGTACTTgagttatttaataaaataattaaaaaatatacccctttgtctttttaaataacttACGCTGCATGGTGGGGCTCTTACTTTTACTATGTAGTAGTTACAGTAGTAGAAAGATGGAAAACAGTGCTGAGGTGGCACTTGAAGCAGATACTTCTTGTGACTCAAGCAGCTCTCCTCTAATGAACTTCATTAGCTCTTTGATACATAGCTATTTGTTAAGCATGCTTGTGTAAAATAAGGACAGGCTACAGCCAATTGTAAATCAAAATTAAGGATAAAAGCTTCCACTTATTCCAGTTTAGTTTTCACACTGGATTCAGAGCTCTATTGCTGGTTATTGTGCTCCTCTGGATCTTCAGTAAGGCTCATCCTGCTGAAAGTCTCACACACCACTGAAGACCCTCTATGTGAAGGAGTCAAGTGGCATGTAATCTCTAGCACGGTCTCTCGGCGCTGGGGCaatgtttttctgtgtttaaaggTAATCCATCCTCTTATGGTTTTGAATGCAGTTGTTTGTTAGAGGATCAGTTTAACAGTTTCTCACATTCCCACTGTTGAATGCAGATA
This genomic interval from Calonectris borealis chromosome 1, bCalBor7.hap1.2, whole genome shotgun sequence contains the following:
- the LOC142078077 gene encoding uncharacterized protein LOC142078077, giving the protein MQMNQKTRKKEGEEKPRKWLQPRPNFPPQSGTGSHRGRSNLLPQPVTPAPARRVGPGPARTRPPLPSLSPPPPRCPPGGGRSVPPGSPGRGRERPPAPRRPRSRRPAASPPPPLRLPGVSGPRPATGPRSPPHTPRRGLARPRRPRGGAEGRRGRRSRGCLGGRRGPPRCCGCAGLEELGDCAVGHSPQSGCAAAGLRRGASAGRRPGREASGDAARLALSRRNGERERRGPAAAAAAGGGRGGEGERGGRRTYGVIARRRRHDEEGEGRGGRAAAAPCAGGRGGGGAREEVAGSGRPSAPCWGGRGASAPRGVGARRGRGGAGAILGRSHPFSPPAKGLRAAGGRALRRRRAGRGDPARAALDLAPQPSGLRSQLRFSVGKARLKPSQPAAGPRLSRLHTAAYRPGCFGVGETILLS